A section of the Saccopteryx leptura isolate mSacLep1 chromosome 4, mSacLep1_pri_phased_curated, whole genome shotgun sequence genome encodes:
- the MEPCE gene encoding 7SK snRNA methylphosphate capping enzyme, which translates to MIEMAAEKEPFLVPAPPPPLKEESGGGGSPSVQPHREAASGELRGGTQRGPGPRAHSAGVLASGAGKESPGATSTPRGGQSQQRGGGPQTHGEARLSDPHGRAAPPDVGEERLVGGGTELGPPAPPRPRNGYQPHRPPGGGGGKRRNSCNVGGGGGGFKHPAFKRRRRVNSDCDSVLPSNFLLGGNIFDPLNLNSLLDEEVSRALNAETPKSSPLPAKGRDPVEILIPKDITDPLSLNTCTDEAQVVLASPLKTGRKRHRHRGQHHQQQQATGGNDSHSVLPTAPLTPSLHGEGTTQQQRHKGQNRDGPQPYELNTAINCRDEVVSPLPSALQGPSGSLSAPPAASVTSAPSSSSSRHRKRRRTSSKSEAGARGGGQGPKERSRGSGVGRHHLHPLPAVGFKKQHRKFQYGNYCKYYGYRNPSCEDGRLRVLKPEWFRGRDVLDLGCNVGHLTLSIACKWGPSRVVGLDIDPHLIHSARQNIRHYLSEELRLQHQTSEENPGTESEEGTTTIRKRSCFPASLTASRGPIAAPQVPLDGADTSVFPNNVVFVTGNYVLDRDELVEAQKPEYDVVLCLSLTKWVHLNWGDEGLKRMFRRIYRHLRPGGILVLEPQPWSTYSKRKTLTETIYKNYYRIQLKPEQFTSYLTSSEVGFSSYELVATPHNTSKGFQRPVYLFHKARSPSH; encoded by the exons ATGATAGAGATGGCGGCGGAGAAGGAGCCGTTTCTGGTGCCtgccccgccgccgccgctcaAAGAGGAGTCCGGCGGAGGGGGCAGCCCCTCGGTGCAACCACACCGAGAGGCCGCCTCCGGGGAGCTCCGCGGCGGGACGCAGCGTGGGCCGGGCCCGCGCGCACACTCAGCTGGGGTCCTGGCTTCTGGGGCGGGCAAGGAGAGCCCCGGGGCTACATCCACCCCTCGGGGCGGCCAGTCGCAGCAGCGAGGGGGCGGCCCCCAAACGCACGGAGAGGCCCGCTTGTCGGATCCCCACGGGCGAGCCGCCCCCCCGGACGTGGGGGAGGAGCGACTGGTAGGGGGTGGAACAGAACTGGGGCCCCCGGCCCCGCCTCGACCTCGTAATGGCTATCAGCCCCACCGGCCccctgggggaggtgggggtAAGAGGAGAAATAGCTGCAATGTAGGGGGAGGTGGTGGAGGCTTCAAACATCCGGCCTTCAAGAGGCGCAGGCGGGTTAATTCGGACTGTGACTCTGTGTTACCCTCCAACTTCCTCCTGGGGGGCAATATCTTTGATCCACTGAACCTGAATAGTCTCCTGGATGAGGAAGTGAGCCGCGCACTCAATGCAGAGACCCCTAAGTCATCCCCACTTCCGGCCAAGGGGCGAGATCCAGTGGAGATTCTCATCCCCAAAGATATTACTGACCCGCTCAGTCTCAATACTTGCACAGATGAGGCTCAAGTAGTTCTTGCTTCACCACTCAAGACTGGTCGGAAGCGGCATAGACACCGGGGACAGCATCACCAGCAGCAGCAGGCAACTGGAGGGAATGATAGCCACTCTGTGCTGCCCACAGcccccctcactccctcactccaTGGGGAGGGCACCACACAGCAGCAGCGGCATAAGGGCCAGAACCGAGATGGCCCCCAACCCTATGAACTCAACACTGCTATCAACTGCAGGGATGAGGTCGTGTCTCCCCTTCCATCTGCCCTACAGGGTCCCTCAGGCTCCCTTTCAGCCCCTCCAGCTGCCTCAGTTACCTCTGCACCCTCGTCTTCCTCCTCACGACATCGAAAACGTCGCAGGACTTCCAGCAAGTCAGAGGCAGGGGCTAGGGGTGGAGGCCAGGGTCCCAAGGAAAGAAGCCGAGGGAGTGGGGTAGGCCGCCACCACCTCCATCCACTACCTGCAGTAGGTTTCAAAAAGCAACATCGCAAGTTCCAGTATGGGAATTACTGCAAGTACTATGGGTACCGCAATCCTTCCTGTGAGGATGGGCGCCTTCGGGTGTTGAAACCTGAATGGTTTCGGGGTCGGGACGTCCTGGATCTGGGCTGCAATGTGGGCCATCTGACCCTAAGTATTGCCTGTAAGTGGGGCCCATCCCGCGTGGTGGGCCTGGATATCGATCCCCACCTCATCCACTCGGCCCGCCAAAACATTCGACACTACCTGTCTGAGGAGCTGCGTCTGCAACACCAGACTTCTGAGGAGAacccagggacagagagtgaggaagggaccACGACCATCCGAAAGAGGAGCTGCTTCCCAGCCTCACTGACAGCCAGCCGGGGTCCCATTGCTGCACCCCAAGTGCCCTTGGATGGAGCAGACACATCAGTCTTCCCCAACAATGTTGTCTTCGTCACG GGTAACTATGTGCTGGATCGAGATGAACTGGTGGAGGCCCAAAAACCTGAGTATGATGTGGTACTTTGCCTCAGCCTCACCAAGTGGGTGCATCTGAACTGGGGAGACGAGGGACTGAAGCGCATGTTTCGCAGGATCTACCGGCACCTACGCCCTGGGGGCATCCTGGTCCTGGAACCCCAACCTTGGTCAACTTACAGCAAGAGAAAGACTCTCACA GAAACAATCTATAAGAACTACTATCGAATCCAGTTAAAGCCAGAGCAGTTCACTTCCTACCTGACATCCTCAGAGGTGGGCTTCTCCAGCTATGAGCTTGTGGCCACACCCCACAACACCTCCAAAG GCTTCCAGCGTCCTGTATATCTGTTCCACAAGGCCCGTTCCCCCAGCCACTAA
- the PPP1R35 gene encoding protein phosphatase 1 regulatory subunit 35: protein MMGCGDSELKSVEGEEAVAAAGPPPIPRALEPGAPLPEPGLDLSLSLSLSPRSDSPDRLNCSPGRGKGRANRRGGTRKGRQVRFRLAPLSPVQSEPLLVTAAPSEKPAAPQELGVPAQHSSLALSLELQAARAAAAGQFDAAKAVEEQLRKSFQTRCVLEESVAEGLNVPRSKRLFRGLVSLQVPEEQVLNAALREKLALLPPQARAPPPKEPPGPGPDMTMLCDPETLFYESPHLTLDSLPSLRLQLRPRPSEDTFLMHRTLRRWEV from the exons ATGATGGGCTGTGGGGACTCAGAGCTGAAGTCGGTGGAAGGAGAAGAGGCCGTAGCGGCCGCGGGACCACCCCCCATACCCCGCGCCCTGGAGCCCGGAGCCCCACTGCCCGAGCCCGGCCTGGACCTGAGCCTTAGCCTGAGCCTGAGCCCGCGGTCCGACAGCCCAGACAGGCTGAACTGCAGCCCGGGGCGGGGAAAGGGGCGGGCAAACCGGCGAGGCGGGACCCGCAAGGGGCGGCAG GTCCGCTTCCGCCTAGCGCCGCTCTCCCCAGTCCAGTCTGAACCGCTGCTGGTCACCGCTGCACCGAGCGAGAAGCCCGCGGCGCCGCAGGAGCTGGGTGTTCCCGCAcagcacagcagcctggctctgaGCCTCGAGCTGCAAGCCGCGCGGGCCGCAGCCGCCGGCCAGTTCGATGCTGCAAAGGCCGTGGAGGAACAGCTGAGAAAGTCGTTCCAGACCCGTTGTGTCCTGGAGGAGAGCGTGGCCGAGG GACTGAACGTTCCGCGCTCCAAGCGGCTTTTCCGGGGCCTGGTGAGCCTGCAGGTCCCGGAGGAACAGGTTCTGAACGCTGCGCTGAGGGAGAAGTTGGCGCTCCTACCACCGCAGGCTCGAGCCCCGCCCCCGAAG GAGCCACCTGGGCCAGGGCCTGACATGACTATGCTCTGTGACCcagaaacattattttatgaATCTCCACACCTGACCCTGGACAGTCTGCCCTCTCTCCGCCTTCAACTCCGGCCGCGCCCTTCAGAGGACACTTTTCTCATGCATCGGACACTGAGGCGATGGGAAGTGTAG